The following proteins are encoded in a genomic region of Sander lucioperca isolate FBNREF2018 chromosome 23, SLUC_FBN_1.2, whole genome shotgun sequence:
- the LOC116048555 gene encoding rho GTPase-activating protein 21 isoform X3, giving the protein MAHLKVLDCMINNNWSLICDLYCSWNNQAKQKDGRDQSEASAVASPGPEEEAFCWPGPKTLHLRRTSQGFGFTLRHFIVYPPESAVHNSLKDEDNGSRGRQRNRLEPMDTIFVKQVKEGGPAHGAGLCTGDRIVKVNGESIIGKTYSQVIALIQNSDASLELCVMPKDEDILQLFSRDITALAYSQDAYLKGNDAYSGNAQNIPEPPPICYPRIEVKAVAMAQTSEPATVSETPRGPAQGPGRRGGAAEKSYRVEIPVPPSPPPQQQTSKSQTVVCVCNENVRTVAMPPDPVDRGSWVARAGPSHRTEENRYSPSADSGSARPRPLIPSVPGGAQLQYPSSRPTESPVYSPSSRPGPIYPASPDTFSTAISPSANHYSPSPTAPSTSPHQNIDWKNYTTYKDYIDAKRLHTYGCRTIQERLDSLRAAANSSSAYTQQRAPPAPSASQRGALGSQVRQRSTSNDRGVDASKQGTAVTPLRSVSQERLGGGTERTILIRNWPRSASEDALPFSTPTGVPKPRARSCDYLGQQPGEPGGLAAFGDRVVLEDRLLLCRGEEARASRQGTGLRALPHLNRSLTGQEEEGRGSGLSNSAPVFTKGTTDYVQTSRTDSIIMRPSRLPVKNSISDPSTALSCSKTIDPLKDQRANIVSNHLGYPSPLHLQLRGRADSLKMESRSEAGLAARSSSCSGTNSKLPMQRQLQSTAVSASSSGSSTTNGAVTQKPNIREISSSTSALLRPNGGLAEGVEGLDATVVVLRRDKNSGPPHIRPPSYVLAVNDNRGGVTHKSPPLVKAGSADGAMCWTSNDSFREMHLRRLGDTRQKSGSNNLDDSLDSIPFIDEPSSPSADQESTHIPACAVIAGTPLITTIPPSPSSPSPFIRRHLSHDQDSLRLTTIESDSGTKTERSKSYDEGLDNYREESRGRSLIPGLKSLRKAVDRSSEDSGSRRDSSSDVFCDATKEGLLHFKQLNTDKGKRVGGGMRPWKQMYAVLRGHYLCLYKDKKEGQAHANCQAVDEPLPISIKACLIDISYSDTKRKNVLRLTTSDCEYLFQAEDREDMLAWIRVIQENSNLDEENAAFTSHDLISRKIKEYNTLMSPTGSKMEPSPKPSRQSLSIRQTLRGGKGETKATSPLTPKAEQERKNMHKDDTSPPKDKGTWRKGIPGLMRKPFERKPSPGVTFGVRLDDCPPAQNNKFVPLIVEVCCKLVEERGLEYTGIYRVPGNNAAISHMQEELNNKGMNDIDIQDDKWRDLNVISSLLKSFFRKLPEPLFTNDRYADFIDANRTEDPVERLKALKRMLHELPDHHYETLKFLSAHLKTVAENSEKNKMEPRNLAIVFGPTLVRTTEDNMTHMVTHMPDQYRIVEALIQNYDWFFTDNGNGDPVTASREESAVESQPVPNIDHLLTNIGRTGTSQGEVSDSPTSDSAKSKGSWGSGKDQCSRELLVSSIFAAASRKRKKSKEKPQPSSSDDDLDAVFAKKEIPGQKLNHHGLQTEGQSETRPNAKQPVRAEEMKENGRTVELTPKAKREHRNSVFLKEKTPPRHPSPSPSPNISGYQTAPQAKSSLSDPPSQLDENTSDLGTMSSGASVPRSRPKKWTGASPDLPAGACVGLAAGPGASAGAEVSSITSDYSTTSSITFLTGAESSALSPELQGGEEADDERSELISEGRPMETDSESDFPVFAPGGGSSQSTPCREQSLEKTEPRGGGAAEGSITPKLEARRLFPSQRMIECDTLSRRWSLRQKTDSESSVEGVAGSGERSEGRADSSTRLSRVLEVMKKGRSTSSLSSSSRSESERPEPAWHLKITERLKFRLRTSADDMFTQKSRTPDARGKKKNIRRRHTMAGQRDFAELAVINDWREQGGVAQTAELSALDRLKPRCSSQDFSIRDWITRERFRGSDSSVEVAPKAVPEDDHPEAQDVAPGRPPPSASPGAQPLAGEHVNGSGLQGKNKGSLGADAHPHKLSGAQVVRSRFYQYL; this is encoded by the exons GGAGACAGCGGAACCGCCTGGAGCCAATGGACACCATTTTCGTCAAGCAAGTGAAGGAGGGAGGCCCTGCCCACGGAGCTGGACTCtgtacag GGGACCGGATAGTGAAGGTGAATGGAGAGAGCATCATTGGGAAGACATACTCGCAAGTCATAGCCTTGATCCAGAACAG TGATGCCTCACTGGAACTCTGTGTGATGCCAAAAGATGAGGACATTTTGCAGCTG TTTTCCAGGGATATCACTGCTCTG GCCTATTCCCAGGACGCATACCTCAAAGGAAATGATGCGTACAGCGGAAATGCCCAGAACATCCCCGAGCCCCCTCCCATATGCTACCCTCGGATAGAAGTTAAGGCTGTGGCCATGGCTCAGACATCAGAGCCCGCCACAGTCAGTGAGACCCCCCGAGGGCCGGCTCAGGGACCAGGAAGAAGAGGGGGGGCCGCGGAAAAGAGCTATCGGGTTGAAATCCCTGTTCCGCCATCTCCTCCACCCCAGCAGCAAACGTCGAAGTCTCAGacagtggtgtgtgtctgtaatgAGAATGTGAGGACAGTGGCTATGCCTCCTGATCCAGTTGACAGGGGGTCCTGGGTGGCTCGGGCTGGACCCAGCCACAGGACAGAGGAAAACCGGTACAGTCCTTCAGCAGATTCCGGCTCAGCTAGACCGAGACCCCTTATTCCCTCAGTACCTGGGGGTGCACAGTTGCAGTACCCCTCTTCCCGTCCCACAGAAAGTCCAGTCTACTCTCCTTCCTCACGACCTGGTCCGATCTATCCTGCCTCACCGGACACGTTCTCCACTGCCATCTCACCCAGTGCCAACCACTACTCGCCCTCTCCGACAGCCCCCTCCACCTCGCCACACCAGAACATTGACTGGAAAAACTACACCACCTATAAGGACTACATAGACGCCAAGAGGCTACACACGTATGGCTGCCGCACCATCCAGGAGCGCTTGGACAGTTTGCGTGCGGCTGCTAATTCCAGCTCCGCATACACCCAGCAACGTGCACCGCCTGCTCCTAGCGCCAGTCAAAGAGGGGCACTGGGCTCCCAGGTCAGACAGAGAAGCACCTCCAATGATCGTGGGGTGGATGCAAGTAAGCAGGGCACTGCAGTGACTCCATTACGTAGCGTCTCCCAAGAGAGGCTTGGAGGTGGAACAGAGAGGACAATACTAATCAGGAATTGGCCTCGAAGTGCTTCCGAGGATGCTCTGCCTTTTTCCACCCCTACAGGAGTCCCCAAACCTCGGGCGCGGTCTTGTGACTATCTGGGGCAACAGCCTGGAGAACCGGGTGGGTTGGCTGCCTTTGGAGATAGGGTGGTGTTGGAGGACAGGCTGCTGCTGTGTCGGGGAGAAGAAGCCAGAGCTAGCAGGCAGGGAACAGGCCTGAGAGCTTTACCTCATCTGAACAGGAGTCTCACTGGACAGGAGGAAGAAGGGCGAGGAAGTGGATTATCTAACTCTGCTCCTGTGTTTACTAAAGGTACCACGGATTATGTACAAACATCAAGGACAGACAGTATCATAATGAGGCCATCACGTCTGCCTGTCAAAAACTCCATCTCAGACCCTTCAACTGCTTTATCCTGTTCTAAAACCATTGACCCTCTTAAAGACCAAAGAGCTAACATCGTGAGCAACCACCTGGGCTACCCCTCCCCTCTGCACCTGCAGCTCAGAGGCAGGGCTGACAGTCTGAAAATGGAGAGCAGGTCAGAGGCTGGGTTGGCAGCCAGGTCCTCCTCTTGCTCTGGTACTAATTCAAAATTGCCAATGCAGAGACAACTACAAAGTACAGCTGTTTCTGCGTCTTCTTCTGGTTCCTCCACCACTAATGGAGCTGTTACCCAAAAGCCAAATATCAGAGAAATCTCCAGTTCCACCAGCGCCCTTTTACGTCCTAATGGCGGCCTTGCAGAGGGCGTAGAAGGACTGGATGCAACAGTTGTTGTCCTAAGAAGGGACAAAAACTCTGGACCTCCCCACATTCGCCCTCCGTCCTATGTACTAGCTGTTAATGACAACCGGGGAGGAGTGACTCACAAGTCACCACCATTGGTGAAGGCAGGCTCTGCAGATGGAGCTATGTGCTGGACGTCTAATGACAGCTTTAGGGAAATGCATCTAAGAAGGCTTGGAGACACACGACAAAAGTCTGGCTCCAACAACTTGGACGACTCCCTGGATTCCATCCCCTTCATAG ATGAACCATCCAGTCCCAGTGCTGACCAGGAAAGCACACACATTCCTGCCTGTGCTGTTATAGCTGGAACGCCCCTCATCACCACCATCCCACCCAGCCCCAGCTCTCCGTCCCCTTTCATTCGACGCCATCTGTCCCATGACCAAG ATTCTCTCCGTCTCACAACTATTGAGTCAGATTCTGGTACTAAAACAGAGCGGTCCAAGTCGTATGATGAAGGCCTGGATAACTACCGGGAGGAGAGCAGAGG GAGGTCCTTAATACCTGGTCTGAAGAGTCTTAGGAAG GCGGTGGACAGGTCATCTGAAGATTCAGGGTCCAGAAGGGATTCTTCATCCGATGTCTTCTGTGACGCCACCAAGGAGGGTTTGCTGCATTTTAAGCAGCTGAACACAGACAAGGGCAAG CGTGTCGGAGGAGGTATGCGCCCGTGGAAACAGATGTACGCCGTGTTGAGAGGCCACTACCTCTGCCTATATAAGGACAAAAAGGAGGGGCAGGCTCATGCCAACTGCCAAGCAGTAGACGAGCCTCTGCCAATCAGCATCAAGGCCTGTCTGATTGACATCTCCTACAGCGACACAAAGCGCAAGAACGTGCTACGGCTGACCACGTCGGACTGTGAGTACCTGTTCCAGGctgaggacagagaggacaTGCTGGCCTGGATCAGAGTCATCCAGGAGAACAGCAACCTGGATGAGGAG aATGCGGCCTTCACCAGCCATGACCTCATCAGCAGGAAGATCAAGGAGTACAACACCTTGATGAG CCCGACAGGCAGCAAGATGGAGCCGTCGCCCAAACCCTCACGCCAGTCGCTAAGCATCAGGCAGACACTGCGGGGAGGTAAAGGAGAGACCAAAGCAACAAGTCCGCTCACACCTAAAGCTGAACAGGAGAGGAAGAACATGCACAAAG ATGACACCAGTCCTCCCAAAGACAAAGGGACATGGAGGAAGGGTATCCCGGGGCTGATGAGGAAACCTTTCGAGAGGAAGCCGTCTCCTGGAGTCACGTTTGGTGTAAGGCTGGACGACTGTCCTCCTGCACAGAACAACAAG TTTGTGCCTCTGATTGTGGAGGTCTGTTGTAAGCTTGTGGAAGAGAGGGGGTTGGAGTACACAGGCATCTACAGAGTCCCAGGAAACAACGCCGCAATCTCCCACATGCAGGAGGAGCTCAATAACAAGGGCATGAATGATATCGATATCCAGGATGAT AAATGGAGGGACCTGAATGTGATCAGCAGTTTACTAAAGTCCTTCTTCCGTAAACTTCCAGAGCCGTTGTTCACCAATG ATAGGTACGCAGATTTTATAGACGCCAACAGAACAGAGGACCCAGTGGAGAGACTCAAAGCGCTCAAGAGAATG CTTCATGAGTTGCCAGATCATCATTACGAGACCCTCAAATTCCTCTCAGCCCATCTGAAAACTGTTGCTGAAAACTCAGAGAAGAATAAG ATGGAACCAAGGAACCTGGCCATTGTTTTTGGTCCCACTCTGGTGCGCACCACCGAGGACAACATGACCCACATGGTGACACACATGCCAGACCAGTACAGGATAGTGGAGGCCCTCATTCAAAAC TATGATTGGTTTTTCACTGATAATGGAAACGGAGATCCAGTG ACTGCGTCTCGTGAGGAGAGTGCGGTGGAGTCTCAGCCCGTCCCCAACATCGACCACCTGCTCACCAACATCGGCCGTACGGGCACATCGCAGGGTGAAGTATCAG ATTCACCGACTAGTGACTCGGCTAAATCTAAG GGTTCCTGGGGCTCAGGGAAGGACCAGTGCAGCCGAGAGCTCCTGGTCTCCTCCATCTTTGCTGCAGCCAGCcgcaaaagaaagaaatcaaagGAGAAGCCGCAACCTAGCAGCTCAGACGATGACCTGGATGCTGTCTTCGCCAAGAAGGAAATCCCTGGCCAGAAGCTGAACCACCACGGCCTCCAGACTGAGGGACAGAGCGAGACTCGCCCCAACGCAAAGCAACCAGTACGAGCAGAGGAGATGAAAGAGAACGGGAGAACTGTGGAGCTCACACCTAAAGCCAAGAGAGAGCATAGAAACTCTGTATTCCTGAAGGAGAAGACTCCACCCAGACACCCCTCACCTTCCCCATCCCCAAATATCTCAGGCTACCAAACAGCTCCTCAGGCGAAATCCTCCTTGTCGGATCCCCCATCCCAGCTTGATGAGAACACCTCAGACCTCGGGACCATGAGCTCTGGAGCGTCTGTGCCTCGGTCGAGACCGAAAAAGTGGACTGGAGCCTCCCCTGATCTTCCTGCTGGAGCATGTGTCGGACTGGCGGCAGGTCCAGGGGCGTCCGCCGGCGCAGAGGTGAGCTCCATCACCTCGGACTACTCCACCACTTCTTCCATCACGTTCTTAACTGGAGCAGAGTCCAGCGCGCTCAGTCCGGAGCTGCAGGGTGGGGAGGAGGCGGATGACGAACGCAGTGAGCTCATTAGCGAGGGACGGCCCATGGAGACGGACAGCGAGAGCGACTTCCCGGTTTTCGCTCCGGGCGGTGGCAGCAGCCAGTCTACACCCTGCCGAGAGCAGAGTCTGGAAAAGACTGAACCAAGAGGAGGCGGAGCAGCTGAAGGCAGCATCACACCAAAACTGGAAGCACGGCGCCTTTTCCCGTCCCAAAGGATGATTGAGTGCGACACCCTCTCCAGACGTTGGTCGTTAAGACAGAAAACGGACAGTGAATCATCAGTGGAGGGCGTTGCTGGGAGTGGGGAGCGTAGCGAGGGTAGAGCCGATTCTTCCACCCGGCTCTCTCGAGTCCTGGAGGTGATGAAGAAAGGGCGGTCAACAAGCAGCCTCAGCTCGTCCTCGCGCAGCGAGTCGGAGCGTCCCGAACCAGCCTGGCACCTTAAGATCACCGAGCGCCTCAAATTCAGGCTACGCACGTCTGCTGACGATATGTTCACGCAGAAGAGCCGAACTCCAGACGCTCGCgggaagaagaagaacatcCGCCGCAGGCACACCATGGCCGGGCAGAGAGACTTCGCAGAGCTGGCGGTCATCAACGACTGGAGGGAGCAGGGTGGCGTGGCCCAGACCGCCGAACTGTCAGCTCTGGACCGCCTCAAGCCCAGATGTTCCTCTCAGGACTTCTCCATCCGGGACTGGATCACTAGAGAGCGGTTTAGAGGCTCTGATTCAAGCGTCGAGGTCGCGCCCAAAGCCGTTCCCGAGGATGATCATCCAGAAGCCCAGGACGTAGCTCCGGGAAGACCTCCTCCTTCTGCGTCTCCGGGCGCACAGCCGCTAGCAGGGGAGCATGTTAACGGTAGCGGGCTGCAAGGCAAAAACAAAGGCAGCCTCGGGGCGGACGCTCACCCACACAAACTGTCTGGAGCACAAGTTGTCCGCTCACGGTTCTACCAGTATCTGTGA